One part of the Lapillicoccus jejuensis genome encodes these proteins:
- a CDS encoding molybdopterin cofactor-binding domain-containing protein yields the protein MTLTHDDRAHDAAPATPPRPAGPSRRRFLGYLLAGTTLAVGVDLGRGASPAAAAVPSPPQVPELYDLEDLETHSALPTSALISITVDTAGRAHFAMPRMEVGQGITTAAAMIIAEELGVAVSAVDVTLAPARPELVFNQLTGGSNTMNSMFTPIRVAAAIARGALLRAAAIELGAAVSSLVAKDGVVTAPGGRTATYGALSVKAASATTTSVSVVLKDRSTFTVVGRPQNRVDAMDIVTGRKHFTTDLSVPDALPTMVCRPPTLNGSPRRIRNLAKVRAMPGVTDVVMVDTGVAVRAATFGQCIEAVRALRCDWNPGTVEGQSDDTVLATLKKAELPMAVPSVPVLAKQLDLRFEFMFRSSAALEPNCAIADVRSDRATVWAGLKAPIVAQAKIADALGLPQTAVTVNVVTGGGSFGHKLFGDGALEAAKISKAMGKPVKLMWHRCDEPREGRTHPMATSRIRATVLAGQVLTFEQRHTSVKTDFGHGLGERLTAMAAELPANLGGLSLSQSIFTLTQELPYNFGVVTQLLNEVDLPFNTGSMRNIYSPDVAAANELVVDQLAKLTGQDPLAFRLAFLKDARTRAVLQKVAQVGGWGRRMPAGTAQGIAIHKEYKGCTAVLVEIDCRPATVGRPIRDGVTGPRVTKAVIAVDAGLVVNPTGLEAQMMGGVNDGIALVLTSSNHLQDGHFLEGSWDNYFYTRQWNTPLDFQCIVMPSNGDVPGGAGEAGVPATVAATACAYARATGTVPTRFPVNHGTLSFTPKTFVPPVPPAPTDGLSYTY from the coding sequence GTGACCCTCACCCACGACGACCGGGCGCACGACGCTGCTCCCGCCACCCCTCCCCGCCCGGCGGGCCCCAGCCGCCGCCGCTTCCTCGGCTACCTGCTCGCCGGCACGACGCTCGCCGTCGGGGTCGACCTCGGCCGGGGTGCGAGCCCCGCCGCGGCGGCCGTCCCGAGCCCGCCCCAGGTGCCCGAGCTCTACGACCTCGAGGACCTCGAGACCCACTCGGCGCTCCCGACGTCGGCCCTCATCTCGATCACCGTCGACACCGCCGGCCGGGCGCACTTCGCGATGCCGCGCATGGAGGTCGGCCAGGGCATCACCACCGCCGCCGCGATGATCATCGCCGAGGAGCTGGGGGTCGCCGTCTCCGCCGTCGACGTCACCCTCGCGCCGGCCCGCCCCGAGCTGGTCTTCAACCAGCTGACCGGCGGCTCGAACACGATGAACTCGATGTTCACCCCGATCCGGGTCGCGGCCGCCATCGCCCGCGGTGCCTTGCTGCGCGCCGCCGCGATCGAGCTCGGCGCGGCGGTCTCGTCCCTCGTGGCCAAGGACGGTGTCGTCACCGCGCCGGGCGGCCGCACGGCGACGTACGGCGCCCTGTCCGTCAAGGCCGCGAGCGCGACCACCACGTCGGTGTCCGTCGTCCTCAAGGACCGCTCCACCTTCACCGTCGTCGGCCGCCCGCAGAACCGCGTCGACGCGATGGACATCGTCACGGGGCGCAAGCACTTCACGACGGACCTGTCGGTGCCGGACGCGCTGCCGACCATGGTGTGCCGGCCGCCGACGCTCAACGGGTCGCCCCGCCGGATCCGCAACCTGGCCAAGGTCAGGGCCATGCCGGGCGTCACCGACGTCGTCATGGTCGACACCGGGGTCGCCGTCCGCGCCGCGACGTTCGGGCAGTGCATCGAGGCGGTCCGGGCGCTGCGGTGCGACTGGAACCCCGGCACGGTCGAGGGGCAGTCCGACGACACGGTCCTGGCCACCCTGAAGAAGGCGGAGCTGCCGATGGCGGTGCCGTCGGTGCCGGTGCTGGCCAAGCAGCTCGACCTGCGCTTCGAGTTCATGTTCCGCAGCAGCGCGGCGCTCGAGCCCAACTGTGCGATCGCCGACGTCCGCTCGGACCGCGCGACGGTCTGGGCGGGGCTGAAGGCGCCGATCGTCGCCCAGGCCAAGATCGCCGACGCCCTCGGGCTGCCGCAGACCGCCGTCACGGTCAACGTCGTCACGGGCGGAGGGTCGTTCGGGCACAAGCTGTTCGGCGACGGCGCCCTCGAGGCGGCGAAGATCTCCAAGGCCATGGGCAAGCCGGTCAAGCTCATGTGGCACCGCTGCGACGAGCCCCGGGAGGGCCGCACGCACCCGATGGCCACCTCGCGGATCCGCGCCACCGTCCTCGCCGGCCAGGTGCTGACCTTCGAGCAACGGCACACGAGCGTCAAGACCGACTTCGGGCACGGGCTGGGGGAGCGGCTGACGGCGATGGCCGCCGAGCTGCCGGCGAACCTCGGTGGGCTGTCGCTCTCGCAGAGCATCTTCACCCTCACGCAGGAGCTGCCCTACAACTTCGGCGTCGTGACCCAGCTGCTCAACGAGGTCGACCTGCCGTTCAACACCGGCAGCATGCGCAACATCTACTCGCCCGACGTCGCCGCGGCGAACGAGCTCGTCGTCGACCAGCTGGCCAAGCTGACCGGGCAGGACCCGCTGGCCTTCCGGCTCGCCTTCCTCAAGGACGCCCGCACCCGGGCCGTCCTGCAGAAGGTCGCCCAGGTCGGCGGGTGGGGCCGAAGGATGCCGGCCGGCACCGCGCAGGGCATCGCGATCCACAAGGAGTACAAGGGCTGCACGGCCGTCCTCGTCGAGATCGACTGCCGACCGGCGACGGTGGGCCGGCCGATCCGCGACGGCGTCACGGGTCCGCGGGTGACCAAGGCGGTCATCGCCGTCGACGCGGGCCTCGTCGTCAACCCGACCGGGCTCGAGGCGCAGATGATGGGCGGGGTCAACGACGGCATCGCGCTCGTGCTGACCAGCAGCAACCACCTGCAGGACGGACACTTCCTCGAGGGCAGCTGGGACAACTACTTCTACACGCGGCAGTGGAACACCCCGCTCGACTTCCAGTGCATCGTCATGCCGAGCAACGGCGACGTCCCCGGCGGGGCGGGGGAGGCCGGCGTCCCGGCCACCGTCGCGGCCACGGCCTGCGCCTACGCGCGCGCCACCGGCACCGTCCCCACTCGCTTCCCGGTCAACCACGGCACGCTCTCGTTCACCCCGAAGACGTTCGTGCCCCCCGTGCCGCCGGCGCCGACCGACGGCCTCTCCTACACCTACTGA
- a CDS encoding aminotransferase, whose translation MPDDAPALDVSPRPTVDVARGVELARELYGVAGPARELGSQQDRNVLLEPPGERRVVLKVANRGWGRAALEAQNAALLHLAERAPDLIAPVPLPAGDGALLHEVVDGEDTVTVRLLTFVEGTPLTGAGYLAPAVVADLGALGARLTTALAGLDHPGLDRPIQWDQRRAADVVARLAGSVRDPHRRAVVQEAARTAAARLDPLAPALRVGPVHGDLTDDNVVGDPDEAGRVRPTGVIDFGDLALGWLAGDLAVTCTSVLRRPAHHPLDVLPAVRAYDALLPLRDEELAALWPLVVLRGAVLVAAGEHQLALDPDNPDLAEPMEGEWHVLTSALSLDPDAAEAALRAALGRPPAPAYDAARAAAAAAAPLVPGTTPVVLDLSVTSEHLHGGRFLEPGVEEELLRAAAGSGAAVTRWGEARLTRTVLDTTLAPAAVALVVDLLLPQGTPLTAPVGGSLTADEDGVRLTHASGLVLHLGGDLTGVRPGGIEAGAPLARAGAGPVRVQWCVVPGRRPPGFATGREAPAWRTLCPDPSALLGTDVVAVDDDPGELLGRRRSALAPMQESYYDEPMRIERGWRHHLVDVDGRAYVDAVNNVASIGHGHPRLADAVERQLRTLNTNSRFHYRALVELSERLAALAPDPLDQVFLVNSGSEAVDLALRMAQTVTGRPDVVAVLEAYHGWTALSDAVSTSLYDNPAALGTRPDWVHLASAPNPYRGRHRGPGAGAAYGQEVRDLVEGLVADGRPPAAFVCEPLLGNAGGVLLPDGYLAAAYDAVRAAGGLAVADEVQVGYGRTGRWWWAFERSGVVPDVITVAKPMGAGHPLGAVITTRAVAEAFGAAGSFFSSAGGSPVSCVTGLTVLDVIEDEGLQANAAAVGDHLLAGLAGLADRHRIVGAVHGAGLYLGVELVRDRVTLEPATAECAAICERLRELGVVVQPAGERANVLKLKPPMTLTRGSADVVLGALDTVLRDGW comes from the coding sequence GTGCCCGACGACGCACCCGCACTGGACGTGTCCCCCCGCCCGACCGTCGACGTCGCGCGCGGCGTCGAGCTCGCCCGCGAGCTGTACGGCGTCGCCGGCCCCGCCAGGGAGCTCGGCAGCCAGCAGGACCGCAACGTCCTGCTCGAACCGCCCGGGGAGCGCCGCGTCGTGCTCAAGGTGGCCAACCGGGGCTGGGGCCGCGCCGCGCTCGAGGCCCAGAACGCCGCCCTGCTCCACCTCGCCGAGCGCGCCCCCGACCTCATCGCGCCCGTGCCCCTCCCGGCGGGCGACGGCGCCCTGCTGCACGAGGTCGTCGACGGCGAGGACACCGTCACCGTGCGGCTGCTCACCTTCGTCGAGGGCACCCCGCTCACCGGGGCGGGGTACCTCGCCCCCGCCGTCGTCGCCGACCTCGGCGCGCTCGGCGCCCGGCTCACCACGGCGCTCGCCGGGCTCGACCACCCCGGTCTCGACCGCCCGATCCAGTGGGACCAGCGCCGGGCCGCCGACGTCGTGGCCCGGCTGGCCGGGTCGGTGCGCGACCCCCACCGCCGCGCCGTCGTGCAGGAGGCGGCGCGGACGGCCGCCGCCCGGCTCGACCCGCTCGCCCCCGCGCTGCGCGTCGGCCCGGTCCACGGCGACCTCACCGACGACAACGTCGTCGGCGACCCCGACGAGGCCGGGCGGGTGCGCCCCACCGGGGTCATCGACTTCGGCGACCTCGCCCTCGGCTGGCTCGCGGGCGACCTCGCCGTCACCTGCACCTCGGTGCTGCGCCGGCCCGCGCACCACCCCCTCGACGTCCTGCCGGCCGTCCGCGCGTACGACGCCCTGCTCCCGCTGCGCGACGAGGAGCTCGCGGCGCTGTGGCCGCTCGTCGTCCTGCGCGGCGCCGTCCTCGTCGCCGCCGGCGAGCACCAGCTCGCCCTCGACCCCGACAACCCCGACCTCGCCGAGCCGATGGAGGGGGAGTGGCACGTCCTCACCTCCGCCCTCTCGCTCGACCCCGACGCGGCCGAGGCGGCCCTGCGCGCCGCGCTCGGACGGCCCCCCGCGCCGGCGTACGACGCCGCCCGGGCGGCCGCCGCCGCGGCCGCGCCGCTCGTCCCGGGGACGACCCCGGTCGTGCTCGACCTGTCGGTGACGAGCGAGCACCTGCACGGCGGGCGGTTCCTCGAGCCGGGCGTGGAGGAGGAGCTGCTGCGCGCCGCCGCCGGGTCGGGAGCCGCCGTCACCCGGTGGGGCGAGGCCCGGCTGACCCGCACCGTGCTCGACACCACGCTGGCGCCCGCCGCCGTCGCCCTCGTCGTCGACCTGCTCCTGCCCCAGGGGACCCCGCTCACCGCCCCGGTCGGCGGGTCGCTCACCGCCGACGAGGACGGGGTGCGGCTGACCCACGCCAGCGGGCTCGTGCTGCACCTGGGTGGCGACCTCACCGGGGTGCGCCCCGGTGGGATCGAGGCGGGCGCACCCCTCGCCCGCGCGGGCGCAGGCCCGGTCCGCGTGCAGTGGTGCGTCGTTCCCGGACGCCGGCCCCCCGGCTTCGCGACCGGTCGGGAGGCCCCGGCCTGGCGGACCCTGTGCCCGGACCCGTCGGCGCTGCTCGGGACCGACGTCGTCGCCGTCGACGACGACCCCGGCGAGCTGCTGGGACGTCGCCGCTCGGCGCTCGCGCCGATGCAGGAGAGCTACTACGACGAGCCGATGCGGATCGAGCGCGGCTGGCGCCACCACCTCGTCGACGTCGACGGCCGCGCCTACGTCGACGCGGTCAACAACGTCGCGTCGATCGGCCACGGGCACCCGCGCCTCGCCGACGCCGTCGAGCGGCAGCTGCGCACCCTCAACACCAACTCGCGCTTCCACTACCGCGCCCTCGTCGAGCTGTCCGAGCGGCTGGCCGCGCTCGCCCCCGACCCGCTCGACCAGGTGTTCCTCGTCAACAGCGGCTCCGAGGCCGTCGACCTCGCCCTGCGGATGGCGCAGACCGTCACCGGCCGTCCGGACGTCGTCGCCGTCCTCGAGGCCTACCACGGCTGGACGGCGCTCTCCGACGCCGTGTCGACGTCGCTCTACGACAACCCGGCCGCGCTCGGCACCCGCCCGGACTGGGTGCACCTCGCGTCGGCGCCCAACCCCTACCGGGGCCGGCACCGCGGCCCGGGGGCCGGGGCGGCGTACGGGCAGGAGGTCCGCGACCTCGTCGAGGGGCTCGTCGCGGACGGGCGTCCGCCGGCCGCGTTCGTCTGCGAACCGTTGCTCGGCAACGCCGGTGGGGTGCTGCTTCCCGACGGCTACCTCGCGGCGGCGTACGACGCCGTGCGGGCGGCGGGCGGCCTGGCGGTCGCCGACGAGGTGCAGGTCGGCTACGGCCGCACCGGTCGGTGGTGGTGGGCGTTCGAGCGCTCCGGCGTCGTCCCGGACGTCATCACCGTGGCCAAGCCGATGGGCGCGGGGCACCCGCTCGGCGCCGTCATCACCACCCGCGCGGTCGCGGAGGCGTTCGGCGCCGCCGGCTCGTTCTTCTCCTCGGCCGGCGGTAGCCCCGTCTCGTGCGTCACCGGTCTGACCGTCCTCGACGTCATCGAGGACGAGGGGCTGCAGGCGAACGCGGCCGCGGTCGGCGACCACCTGCTCGCCGGCCTGGCGGGGCTCGCCGACCGCCACCGCATCGTCGGCGCCGTCCACGGCGCCGGCCTCTACCTCGGCGTCGAGCTGGTGCGCGACCGGGTCACCCTCGAGCCGGCGACCGCGGAGTGCGCGGCGATCTGCGAGCGGCTGCGCGAGCTCGGCGTCGTCGTCCAGCCGGCGGGGGAGCGGGCCAACGTGCTCAAGCTCAAGCCGCCGATGACCCTGACCAGGGGGAGCGCCGACGTGGTCCTCGGCGCGCTCGACACGGTGCTGCGCGACGGTTGGTGA
- a CDS encoding RsmB/NOP family class I SAM-dependent RNA methyltransferase, with amino-acid sequence MPDDRRPRRPGRTPQRSLQRPAERTRRADPARLAAYTVLRAVADGAYANLELPTVLRERGIGGRDAAFATELAYGTTRMHGLYDAVVEAAAARPVADIDPPVLDTLRLGAHQLLGMRVPEHAAVAETVGLARQVNGAGAAGFVNAVLRRVSEADRETWVARVAPESLDPTQRRAVATSHPAWVVKALRAALLGHGAATADDVDEQLDALLAGDNTPALVSLVARPGLVDPAQLLEVLGDAGRPGDLARTAVTLLEGDPGRLAAVREGRAAVQDEGSQLLALALAAAPVDGDRGDGDRADGDRTDERWLDLCAGPGGKAGLLAALALERGADLVANEVAPHRADLVRATLAPATHRARAAGRAGQVSVRVGDGRDVGRDEPASYDRVLVDAPCTGLGALRRRPEARWRRQPSDVPALASLQRELLASAIDATRPGGVVAYATCSPHLGETRFVVDDVTRRRDDVELLDARPLLTDRDGRALDGTGDGPTAQLWPHRHGTDGMFLALLRRTGA; translated from the coding sequence GTGCCTGACGACCGGCGTCCCCGTCGCCCCGGCCGGACCCCCCAGCGCTCGCTGCAGCGGCCCGCCGAACGGACCCGCCGCGCCGACCCGGCGCGGCTGGCGGCGTACACCGTCCTGCGCGCCGTCGCCGACGGCGCCTACGCCAACCTCGAGCTGCCGACCGTGCTGCGGGAGCGGGGGATCGGCGGTCGCGACGCCGCCTTCGCCACCGAGCTCGCCTACGGCACCACCCGGATGCACGGCCTGTACGACGCCGTCGTCGAGGCCGCCGCCGCGCGGCCCGTCGCCGACATCGACCCACCCGTCCTCGACACGCTGCGGCTCGGCGCCCACCAGCTGCTGGGGATGCGGGTGCCCGAGCACGCCGCCGTCGCCGAGACCGTCGGCCTCGCGCGGCAGGTCAACGGCGCCGGGGCCGCCGGCTTCGTCAACGCCGTCCTGCGACGTGTCAGCGAGGCCGACCGCGAGACCTGGGTGGCCCGCGTCGCCCCGGAGTCGCTCGACCCGACGCAGCGGCGGGCCGTCGCGACGAGCCACCCGGCGTGGGTCGTCAAGGCGCTGCGCGCGGCCCTGCTCGGGCACGGTGCCGCGACCGCCGACGACGTCGACGAGCAGCTCGACGCGCTGCTCGCCGGCGACAACACCCCCGCCCTCGTCTCCCTCGTCGCGCGACCGGGGCTCGTCGACCCGGCGCAGCTGCTCGAGGTGCTCGGCGACGCCGGGCGTCCCGGCGACCTCGCCCGCACCGCCGTCACCCTCCTCGAGGGGGACCCGGGCCGGCTGGCCGCCGTCCGCGAGGGCCGGGCCGCCGTCCAGGACGAGGGCTCGCAGCTGCTCGCGCTGGCCCTCGCCGCCGCTCCGGTCGACGGCGACCGGGGCGACGGCGACCGGGCCGACGGCGACCGGACCGACGAGCGCTGGCTCGACCTGTGCGCCGGACCGGGCGGCAAGGCGGGCCTGCTGGCCGCCCTGGCCCTGGAGCGGGGTGCCGACCTCGTCGCCAACGAGGTGGCTCCGCACCGCGCCGACCTCGTCCGGGCCACGCTGGCCCCCGCGACCCACCGCGCCCGTGCGGCCGGCCGGGCCGGCCAGGTGAGCGTGCGGGTCGGCGACGGCCGCGACGTCGGCCGCGACGAGCCGGCGTCGTACGACCGCGTCCTCGTCGACGCCCCCTGCACCGGCCTCGGTGCCCTGCGCCGCCGGCCCGAGGCGCGCTGGCGGCGGCAGCCGTCCGACGTCCCGGCGCTCGCGTCCCTGCAGCGGGAGCTGCTCGCCTCCGCGATCGACGCGACCCGCCCCGGTGGCGTCGTGGCCTACGCCACGTGCAGCCCGCACCTCGGCGAGACCCGGTTCGTCGTCGACGACGTGACCCGGCGCCGCGACGACGTCGAGCTGCTCGACGCGAGGCCGCTGCTGACCGACCGCGACGGCCGCGCCCTCGACGGCACGGGCGACGGGCCGACGGCCCAGCTGTGGCCCCACCGGCACGGCACCGACGGGATGTTCCTCGCGCTGCTGCGCCGTACCGGAGCCTGA
- the fmt gene encoding methionyl-tRNA formyltransferase, protein MRLVFAGTPEVAVPSLDALVASSHEVVGVVTRPDAPAGRGRTLVASPVRRRAEELGLPVLTPRRPSEPDFQEALRALAPDVCPVVAYGALVPRSALDIPRLGWVNLHFSLLPAWRGAAPVQHAVMAGDEVTGATTFLLEEGLDTGPVLGMMTEQVHSRDTSGDLLDRLATAGAGLLVASLDGLGSGDIVPREQPGEGVSLAPKITVEDARIDWGVPGFVVDRRVRGCTPAPGAWTTFRDARLGLDPVTPLTDADPLAPGELRVTKREVLVGTATGPVRLGTVRPVGKKPMPAPDWARGVRIEPGERVGA, encoded by the coding sequence GTGCGCCTCGTCTTCGCGGGGACCCCGGAGGTCGCCGTCCCCTCGCTCGACGCGCTCGTCGCGTCCTCCCACGAGGTGGTCGGGGTGGTCACCCGGCCCGACGCGCCCGCTGGTCGCGGCCGCACCCTCGTCGCCTCACCGGTCCGCCGCCGCGCCGAGGAGCTCGGCCTGCCCGTCCTCACCCCGCGTCGCCCGAGCGAGCCGGACTTCCAGGAGGCGCTGCGCGCGCTCGCCCCGGACGTCTGCCCCGTCGTCGCCTACGGCGCCCTCGTGCCCCGCTCTGCGCTCGACATCCCGCGGCTCGGCTGGGTCAACCTCCACTTCTCGCTGCTGCCCGCGTGGCGTGGCGCGGCCCCGGTGCAGCACGCCGTCATGGCCGGCGACGAGGTGACGGGTGCGACGACGTTCCTGCTCGAGGAGGGCCTCGACACCGGTCCGGTGCTCGGGATGATGACCGAGCAGGTCCATTCCCGCGACACGAGCGGCGACCTGCTGGACCGGCTCGCCACCGCGGGGGCCGGCCTGCTCGTCGCGTCGCTGGACGGGCTGGGGAGCGGCGACATCGTCCCGCGCGAGCAGCCGGGCGAGGGCGTGTCGCTCGCCCCCAAGATCACCGTCGAGGACGCCCGGATCGACTGGGGCGTCCCGGGGTTCGTCGTCGACCGACGGGTCCGGGGCTGCACGCCCGCCCCGGGCGCGTGGACGACGTTCCGCGACGCCCGCCTCGGGCTCGACCCGGTCACGCCGCTCACCGACGCCGACCCGCTCGCGCCCGGTGAGCTGCGGGTCACCAAGCGCGAGGTCCTCGTCGGCACGGCGACCGGGCCCGTCCGCCTCGGCACCGTCCGCCCGGTCGGGAAGAAGCCGATGCCGGCGCCGGACTGGGCCCGCGGCGTGCGGATCGAGCCGGGGGAGCGCGTCGGTGCCTGA
- the def gene encoding peptide deformylase, translating into MSVTDIRLFGDPVLRTPAAPVTDFDRELRRLVADLTDTMLAAPGRGLAAPQIGVGLRVFTWWVDDEVGHLVNPTLVLSDETQLGPEGCLSIPDLTFDCRRALRVVATGFDQYGEPLRVEGSDVLARALQHENDHLDGVLFVDRLDPEQRRAAMKAIRETDWGAAGAPAVKASPHSGGLAGSVFGRR; encoded by the coding sequence GTGTCCGTGACCGACATCCGCCTCTTCGGTGACCCCGTGCTGCGCACCCCCGCGGCCCCGGTCACCGACTTCGACCGCGAGCTGCGGCGGCTCGTCGCCGACCTCACCGACACGATGCTGGCCGCCCCCGGTCGCGGTCTCGCCGCGCCCCAGATCGGCGTCGGGCTGCGCGTCTTCACGTGGTGGGTCGACGACGAGGTGGGCCACCTCGTCAACCCGACCCTGGTCCTGTCCGACGAGACCCAGCTCGGGCCCGAGGGATGCCTCTCGATCCCCGACCTCACCTTCGACTGCCGTCGCGCCCTGCGCGTCGTCGCCACCGGGTTCGACCAGTACGGCGAGCCGCTGCGCGTCGAGGGCAGCGACGTCCTCGCCCGCGCCCTCCAGCACGAGAACGACCACCTCGACGGGGTGCTCTTCGTCGACCGTCTCGACCCCGAGCAGCGCCGCGCCGCGATGAAGGCGATCCGCGAGACCGACTGGGGCGCGGCCGGGGCGCCGGCGGTCAAGGCGAGCCCGCACTCCGGCGGCCTCGCCGGCAGCGTCTTCGGGAGGCGCTGA
- a CDS encoding MFS transporter: protein MRGSEALGALGDRRFAWYFTARTVSTVGSAMAPVGLAFAVLHLFGSASALAQVLAARTAAMVVFLLIGGVVSDRMSRRTVLQVSHALTALTQGLAAVLVIGGHAHLWMLTGIEAVNGAVSAFTMPAMMGIVPLVVDRSRLQQANALLSFSRSGVTVVGPSVAGLLVVAVGPGWALAVDAVTYLLAIACLARVSIPGRVRDPDAPRTGMVHDLREGWHEFTARTWLWVVVLAFGLLNVIQGGVLGVLGPLVATRVPALGPGGWSLALSAEALGTVLMTLVMLRLVFRRPLRAGMLGIALVALPVAALGVQPTTVPLVVAMLLAGAGIEVFGVAWTTALQVHVPDAVLARVASYDALGSLVALPVGTIAYGVLADRFALEPVLLVSAGLYVVLCGLTLASRSVRDLPHGAPQDADERPRAPA, encoded by the coding sequence GTGAGGGGCAGCGAGGCGCTGGGCGCCCTCGGCGACCGCCGCTTCGCCTGGTACTTCACCGCCCGCACCGTCTCGACGGTCGGCTCGGCGATGGCCCCCGTCGGGCTCGCCTTCGCCGTCCTGCACCTCTTCGGCTCCGCGTCCGCGCTGGCCCAGGTGCTCGCCGCGCGCACCGCGGCCATGGTCGTCTTCCTCCTGATCGGCGGCGTCGTCTCCGACCGGATGTCGCGCCGGACCGTCCTGCAGGTCTCGCACGCCCTCACCGCGCTGACCCAGGGACTGGCCGCGGTCCTCGTCATCGGGGGTCACGCGCACCTGTGGATGCTCACCGGGATCGAGGCGGTCAACGGCGCCGTCTCCGCCTTCACGATGCCGGCGATGATGGGCATCGTCCCGCTCGTCGTCGACCGGTCCCGCCTGCAGCAGGCCAACGCGCTGCTGTCCTTCTCGCGCAGCGGCGTCACCGTCGTCGGGCCGTCCGTCGCCGGCCTGCTCGTCGTCGCCGTCGGCCCCGGATGGGCGCTCGCCGTCGACGCCGTCACCTACCTGCTCGCCATCGCCTGCCTGGCCCGGGTCTCGATCCCCGGCCGGGTCCGCGACCCCGACGCGCCCCGCACCGGCATGGTCCACGACCTGCGCGAGGGCTGGCACGAGTTCACCGCCCGCACCTGGTTGTGGGTCGTCGTCCTCGCCTTCGGGCTGCTCAACGTCATCCAGGGCGGCGTCCTCGGCGTGCTCGGTCCCCTCGTCGCGACCCGTGTGCCCGCCCTCGGCCCCGGCGGCTGGTCCCTCGCCCTGTCCGCCGAGGCGCTCGGCACCGTCCTGATGACCCTCGTCATGCTCCGGCTCGTCTTCCGCCGCCCGCTGCGCGCCGGGATGCTCGGGATCGCCCTCGTCGCCCTGCCCGTCGCGGCGCTCGGCGTGCAGCCGACGACCGTGCCGCTCGTCGTCGCGATGCTCCTCGCCGGCGCGGGGATCGAGGTCTTCGGCGTCGCCTGGACGACCGCGTTGCAGGTGCACGTCCCCGACGCGGTGCTCGCCCGCGTGGCCAGCTACGACGCCCTCGGCTCGCTCGTCGCGCTCCCCGTCGGGACGATCGCGTACGGCGTCCTCGCCGACCGGTTCGCGCTCGAGCCCGTCCTGCTCGTCAGCGCCGGCCTGTACGTCGTGCTCTGCGGCCTCACGCTCGCCAGCCGGTCGGTCCGCGACCTGCCCCACGGGGCGCCGCAGGACGCCGACGAGCGACCTCGCGCGCCCGCCTAG
- a CDS encoding ArsR/SmtB family transcription factor, with product MSSGDGRAPVDRLRSVAHPVRLDMLSLLTGASLSAAEVARELGLTHANASYHLRRLHDAGLLVVDGEEKVNGGVAKRYRHPWDAPETPSPPGRPDSESARLAEVRTLAEAVPRRFARRLKGTPSRLSDLETWVEPQVWEQVSELLQQASHLLHASARPPRTPGTIRVSATTAAFRLKEGR from the coding sequence GTGTCTTCGGGAGATGGTCGCGCACCGGTCGACCGGCTGCGCTCGGTCGCGCACCCGGTGCGCCTCGACATGCTGTCGCTGCTGACCGGAGCGAGCCTCAGCGCCGCCGAGGTGGCCCGCGAGCTGGGCCTCACGCACGCCAACGCGTCGTACCACCTGCGCCGGCTGCACGACGCCGGGCTGCTCGTCGTCGACGGAGAGGAGAAGGTCAACGGCGGTGTGGCCAAACGCTACCGGCACCCGTGGGACGCACCGGAGACGCCGTCGCCCCCGGGCCGTCCCGACTCCGAGAGCGCGCGCCTCGCCGAGGTGCGCACCCTGGCCGAGGCGGTGCCGCGCCGCTTCGCGCGGCGGCTCAAGGGGACCCCGAGCCGGCTGTCCGACCTCGAGACCTGGGTCGAGCCGCAGGTCTGGGAGCAGGTGAGCGAGCTGCTGCAGCAGGCCTCGCACCTCCTGCACGCGAGCGCCCGGCCCCCGCGCACCCCCGGCACGATCCGGGTCAGCGCGACGACGGCGGCCTTCCGGCTCAAGGAGGGTCGGTGA
- the arfB gene encoding alternative ribosome rescue aminoacyl-tRNA hydrolase ArfB encodes MDDLVVPAGPGLSRGLIVPAGELVERFSRSSGPGGQGVNTTDSRVELVFDPAASAASGALAGLPDATRRRVLSRLAPRLVGGVVQIAASEHRSQRRNRAAARERLAALLREAAAPPPPTRRATRPTLGSQRRRLAGKKARGQTKAGRGRVSPQE; translated from the coding sequence GTGGACGATCTCGTCGTCCCGGCCGGGCCGGGGCTGAGCCGCGGCCTCATCGTGCCCGCGGGTGAGCTGGTGGAGCGCTTCTCGCGGTCGTCCGGGCCCGGCGGTCAGGGTGTCAACACGACCGACAGCCGGGTCGAGCTCGTCTTCGACCCGGCGGCGTCGGCGGCCTCGGGAGCGTTGGCCGGGCTGCCGGACGCGACCCGACGGCGGGTGCTCAGCCGGCTCGCGCCCCGGCTCGTCGGCGGGGTGGTGCAGATCGCGGCCTCGGAGCACCGCTCGCAGCGCCGCAACCGCGCCGCCGCCCGGGAACGGCTCGCCGCGCTGCTGCGCGAGGCGGCCGCTCCCCCACCACCGACCCGCCGGGCGACCCGGCCGACGCTGGGGTCGCAGCGACGCCGGCTGGCGGGCAAGAAGGCCCGCGGGCAGACCAAGGCCGGGCGGGGGCGGGTGTCGCCGCAGGAATGA